The Nitrospira sp. genomic interval TATCTCGTGGATGTTGAAACCTATGAGACCTTGCAACGCCGGATGAGCCTGCTGGAAGGCATCGCCCGCGGGGAACGCGCTCTTGAGGAAGGGCGCACCGTGAGCCACGCCCAGGCGAAGCAGCGCATGGCCCGATGGCTGAAGTAATCTGGACGGAACCGGCGCTGAACGATCTGGATGCCATCGCCGACTACATCG includes:
- a CDS encoding type II toxin-antitoxin system Phd/YefM family antitoxin, translated to MRTELVTTLKRQATELLSDLERSKEPILITQHGVPSAYLVDVETYETLQRRMSLLEGIARGERALEEGRTVSHAQAKQRMARWLK